In a genomic window of Sarcophilus harrisii chromosome 4, mSarHar1.11, whole genome shotgun sequence:
- the PSMC5 gene encoding 26S proteasome regulatory subunit 8 isoform X1, giving the protein MALDGPEQQMELEEGKAGSGLRQYYLSKIEELQLIVNDKSQNLRRLQAQRNELNAKVRLLREELQLLQEQGSYVGEVVRAMDKKKVLVKVHPEGKFVVDVDKNIDINDVTPNCRVALRNDSYTLHKILPNKVDPLVSLMMVEKVPDSTYEMIGGLDKQIKEIKEVIELPVKHPELFEALGIAQPKGVLLYGPPGTGKTLLARAVAHHTDCTFIRVSGSELVQKFIGEGARMVRELFVMAREHAPSIIFMDEIDSIGSSRLEGGSGGDSEVQRTMLELLNQLDGFEATKNIKVIMATNRIDILDSALLRPGRIDRKIEFPPPNEEARLDILKIHSRKMNLTRGINLRKIAELMPGASGAEVKGVCTEAGMYALRERRVHVTQEDFEMAVAKVMQKDSEKNMSIKKLWK; this is encoded by the exons ATGGCGCTGGACGGACCGGAGCAG CAGATGGAGTTGGAGGAGGGCAAAGCCGGGAGTGGGCTACGGCAGTATTACCTGTCCAAAATCGAGGAACTGCAG CTGATTGTGAATGACAAGAGTCAAAATCTCCGACGTCTGCAAGCCCAAAGAAATGAGCTAAATGCAAAAG TGCGCCTGCTTCGGGAGGAGCTGCAACTGTTGCAGGAGCAGGGGTCATATGTGGGGGAAGTGGTCCGGGCTATggataaaaagaaagttttggtTAAG GTACATCCTGAGGGGAAGTTTGTGGTGGATGTAGATAAGAACATCGACATCAATGAT GTAACCCCCAATTGCCGTGTGGCCCTTCGAAATGACAGCTACACCCTGCACAAAATTCTGCCCAACAAAGTAGATCCATTGGTATCTTTAATGATGGTGGAAAAAGTGCCTGATTCAACCTATGAGATGATTGGTGGCCTAGACAAGCAGATTAAGGAGATCAAAGAAGTGATTGAACTGCCTGTTAAGCATCCTGAGCTCTTTGAGGCACTAGGCATTGCACAGCCCAAG GGTGTATTGCTGTATGGACCTCCAGGTACAGGCAAAACTCTTTTGGCTCGGGCTGTGGCTCATCACACTGACTGCACCTTTATTCGTGTCTCAGGCTCAGAATTGGTACAGAAATTCATTGGTGAAG GAGCACGAATGGTACGGGAGTTGTTTGTCATGGCCCGAGAACATGCCCCCTCCATCATTTTTATGGATGAGATTGACTCCATTGGTTCCTCACGGCTAGAAGGTGGCTCTGGGGGGGACAGTGAAGTGCAGCGAACAATGCTAGAATTGCTTAACCAACTGGATGGCTTTGAAGCCACTAAGAACATCAAG GTTATCATGGCCACTAACAGAATTGACATCCTGGATTCTGCTCTACTTCGCCCTGGTAGAATTGACAGGAAGATTGAGTTTCCACCCCCTAATGAGGAG GCACGATTGGATATTTTGAAGATTCACTCTCGGAAAATGAATCTGACCCGCGGCATCAACCTACGGAAAATTGCAGAGCTCATGCCTGGGGCATCAGGAGCTGAAGTGAAG GGTGTGTGTACTGAAGCTGGAATGTATGCCCTTCGAGAACGGCGTGTCCATGTCACCCAGGAAGACTTTGAGATGGCAGTAGCCAAG GTCATGCAAAAAGATAGCGAGAAGAACATGTCCATCAAGAAACTATGGAAATGA
- the SMARCD2 gene encoding SWI/SNF-related matrix-associated actin-dependent regulator of chromatin subfamily D member 2 isoform X1, giving the protein MSGRGAGGFPLPPLSPGGGAVAAALGAPPPPAGPGMLSGAALRGPGPAGGAGGPGAAAFRPIGPAGPAAQYQRPGMSPGSRMPMGGLQVGPPAGTPFGTASPLRPGMPSAMMDPFRKRLLVPQPQPPMPTQRRGLKRRKMADKVLPQRIRELVPESQAYMDLLAFERKLDQTIARKRMEIQEAIKKPLTQKRKLRIYISNTFSPSKAEGEGAGASGATVGAPGSVPAGDKVASWELRVEGKLLDDPSKQKRKFSSFFKSLVIELDKELYGPDNHLVEWHRLPTTQETDGFQVKRPGDLNVKCTLLLMLDHQPPQYKLDPRLARLLGVHTQTRAAIMQALWLYIKHNQLQDGHEHEYINCNRYFRQIFSCGRLRFSEIPMKLAGLLQHPDPIVINHVISVDPNDQKKTACYDIDVEVDDPLKAQMSNFLASTTNQQEIASLDVKIHETIESINQLKTQRDFMLSFSTDPQDFIQEWLRSQRRDLKIITDVIGNPEEERRAAFYHQPWAQEAVGRHIFAKVQQRRQELEQVLGIRLT; this is encoded by the exons ATGTCTGGCCGCGGCGCGGGGGGGTTCCCGCTGCCCCCGCTAAGCCCCGGCGGGGGGGCGGTAGCGGCGGCCTTGGGGGCCCCTCCGCCCCCCGCCGGGCCCGGGATGTTGTCCGGAGCGGCATTAAGGGGCCCGGGGCCTGCTGGAGGCGCGGGAGGACCCGGGGCCGCAGCCTTTCGCCCCATCGGGCCCGCGGGACCGGCGGCGCAGTACCAG CGCCCTGGTATGTCTCCAGGAAGCAGGATGCCTATGGGTGGCCTACAGGTGGGACCTCCGGCTGGCACTCCCTTTGGCACAGCTTCTCCACTTCGGCCTGGGATGCCCTCTGCTATGATGGACCCATTCCGGAAACGTCTGCTTGTGCCACAGCCTCAGCCTCCAATGCCCACCCAACGCCGAGG gctgaagagaagaaagatggcAGATAAGGTTCTACCTCAGCGA ATCCGGGAGCTAGTCCCAGAGTCTCAGGCATACATGGACCTCTTGGCCTTTGAGCGTAAACTAGACCAAACAATTGCTCGTAAACGAATGGAGATCCAGGAGGCCATCAAGAAACCATTGACG caaAAACGAAAGCTTCGAATCTACATTTCTAACACCTTTAGCCCCAGCAAGGCAGAAGGTGAAGGGGCAGGAGCTTCGGGGGCCACAGTGGGAGCCCCAGGGTCAGTTCCAGCAGGGGACAAAGTAGCCTCCTGGGAACTTCGAGTGGAAGGGAAGCTACTGGATGAT CCCAGCAAACAGAAGAggaagttttcttcattttttaagagtCTGGTCATAGAGCTAGACAAGGAGCTTTATGGACCTGATAACCATCTGGTGGAG tggCACCGTTTGCCTACAACCCAAGAGACAGATGGCTTCCAAGTGAAACGCCCTGGGGACCTTAATGTTAAGTGTACTCTCCTGCTTATGTTGGATCATCAG CCACCCCAGTACAAGCTGGACCCTCGGTTGGCTCGGCTGCTTGGTGTGCACACCCAGACCCGGGCTGCCATCATGCAGGCACTGTGGCTGTACATTAAGCACAACCAGTTGCAAGATGGGCACGAGCATGAATATATCAACTGTAACCGCTACTTTCGCCAG ATCTTTAGCTGTGGGCGTCTTCGTTTCTCTGAGATACCCATGAAACTGGCTGGGCTACTACAACATCCAGACCCCATTGTCATCAATCATGTTATCAG TGTGGACCCCAATGACCAGAAGAAGACGGCTTGTTATGATATTGATGTTGAGGTAGATGATCCACTCAAGGCACAGATGAGCAACTTTCTAGCTTCCACCACCAACCAACAGGAGATTGCATCCCTGGATGTTAAG ATCCATGAAACTATTGAGTCCATCAACCAGCTGAAGACTCAGAGGGATTTCATGCTCAGTTTCAGCACTGACCCACAGGACTTCATTCAGGAATGGCTGCGTTCTCAGCGCCGAGATCTCAAG ATCATCACAGATGTGATAGGTAACCCAGAGGAAGAAAGGCGAGCTGCCTTCTACCATCAGCCCTGGGCTCAGGAAGCTGTAGGGAGGCACATTTTTGCCAAG GTGCAGCAGCGCAGGCAGGAACTGGAACAGGTGCTAGGAATCCGCCTGACCTAG
- the PSMC5 gene encoding 26S proteasome regulatory subunit 8 isoform X2 has translation MALDGPEQMELEEGKAGSGLRQYYLSKIEELQLIVNDKSQNLRRLQAQRNELNAKVRLLREELQLLQEQGSYVGEVVRAMDKKKVLVKVHPEGKFVVDVDKNIDINDVTPNCRVALRNDSYTLHKILPNKVDPLVSLMMVEKVPDSTYEMIGGLDKQIKEIKEVIELPVKHPELFEALGIAQPKGVLLYGPPGTGKTLLARAVAHHTDCTFIRVSGSELVQKFIGEGARMVRELFVMAREHAPSIIFMDEIDSIGSSRLEGGSGGDSEVQRTMLELLNQLDGFEATKNIKVIMATNRIDILDSALLRPGRIDRKIEFPPPNEEARLDILKIHSRKMNLTRGINLRKIAELMPGASGAEVKGVCTEAGMYALRERRVHVTQEDFEMAVAKVMQKDSEKNMSIKKLWK, from the exons ATGGCGCTGGACGGACCGGAGCAG ATGGAGTTGGAGGAGGGCAAAGCCGGGAGTGGGCTACGGCAGTATTACCTGTCCAAAATCGAGGAACTGCAG CTGATTGTGAATGACAAGAGTCAAAATCTCCGACGTCTGCAAGCCCAAAGAAATGAGCTAAATGCAAAAG TGCGCCTGCTTCGGGAGGAGCTGCAACTGTTGCAGGAGCAGGGGTCATATGTGGGGGAAGTGGTCCGGGCTATggataaaaagaaagttttggtTAAG GTACATCCTGAGGGGAAGTTTGTGGTGGATGTAGATAAGAACATCGACATCAATGAT GTAACCCCCAATTGCCGTGTGGCCCTTCGAAATGACAGCTACACCCTGCACAAAATTCTGCCCAACAAAGTAGATCCATTGGTATCTTTAATGATGGTGGAAAAAGTGCCTGATTCAACCTATGAGATGATTGGTGGCCTAGACAAGCAGATTAAGGAGATCAAAGAAGTGATTGAACTGCCTGTTAAGCATCCTGAGCTCTTTGAGGCACTAGGCATTGCACAGCCCAAG GGTGTATTGCTGTATGGACCTCCAGGTACAGGCAAAACTCTTTTGGCTCGGGCTGTGGCTCATCACACTGACTGCACCTTTATTCGTGTCTCAGGCTCAGAATTGGTACAGAAATTCATTGGTGAAG GAGCACGAATGGTACGGGAGTTGTTTGTCATGGCCCGAGAACATGCCCCCTCCATCATTTTTATGGATGAGATTGACTCCATTGGTTCCTCACGGCTAGAAGGTGGCTCTGGGGGGGACAGTGAAGTGCAGCGAACAATGCTAGAATTGCTTAACCAACTGGATGGCTTTGAAGCCACTAAGAACATCAAG GTTATCATGGCCACTAACAGAATTGACATCCTGGATTCTGCTCTACTTCGCCCTGGTAGAATTGACAGGAAGATTGAGTTTCCACCCCCTAATGAGGAG GCACGATTGGATATTTTGAAGATTCACTCTCGGAAAATGAATCTGACCCGCGGCATCAACCTACGGAAAATTGCAGAGCTCATGCCTGGGGCATCAGGAGCTGAAGTGAAG GGTGTGTGTACTGAAGCTGGAATGTATGCCCTTCGAGAACGGCGTGTCCATGTCACCCAGGAAGACTTTGAGATGGCAGTAGCCAAG GTCATGCAAAAAGATAGCGAGAAGAACATGTCCATCAAGAAACTATGGAAATGA
- the SMARCD2 gene encoding SWI/SNF-related matrix-associated actin-dependent regulator of chromatin subfamily D member 2 isoform X2, with amino-acid sequence MSPGSRMPMGGLQVGPPAGTPFGTASPLRPGMPSAMMDPFRKRLLVPQPQPPMPTQRRGLKRRKMADKVLPQRIRELVPESQAYMDLLAFERKLDQTIARKRMEIQEAIKKPLTQKRKLRIYISNTFSPSKAEGEGAGASGATVGAPGSVPAGDKVASWELRVEGKLLDDPSKQKRKFSSFFKSLVIELDKELYGPDNHLVEWHRLPTTQETDGFQVKRPGDLNVKCTLLLMLDHQPPQYKLDPRLARLLGVHTQTRAAIMQALWLYIKHNQLQDGHEHEYINCNRYFRQIFSCGRLRFSEIPMKLAGLLQHPDPIVINHVISVDPNDQKKTACYDIDVEVDDPLKAQMSNFLASTTNQQEIASLDVKIHETIESINQLKTQRDFMLSFSTDPQDFIQEWLRSQRRDLKIITDVIGNPEEERRAAFYHQPWAQEAVGRHIFAKVQQRRQELEQVLGIRLT; translated from the exons ATGTCTCCAGGAAGCAGGATGCCTATGGGTGGCCTACAGGTGGGACCTCCGGCTGGCACTCCCTTTGGCACAGCTTCTCCACTTCGGCCTGGGATGCCCTCTGCTATGATGGACCCATTCCGGAAACGTCTGCTTGTGCCACAGCCTCAGCCTCCAATGCCCACCCAACGCCGAGG gctgaagagaagaaagatggcAGATAAGGTTCTACCTCAGCGA ATCCGGGAGCTAGTCCCAGAGTCTCAGGCATACATGGACCTCTTGGCCTTTGAGCGTAAACTAGACCAAACAATTGCTCGTAAACGAATGGAGATCCAGGAGGCCATCAAGAAACCATTGACG caaAAACGAAAGCTTCGAATCTACATTTCTAACACCTTTAGCCCCAGCAAGGCAGAAGGTGAAGGGGCAGGAGCTTCGGGGGCCACAGTGGGAGCCCCAGGGTCAGTTCCAGCAGGGGACAAAGTAGCCTCCTGGGAACTTCGAGTGGAAGGGAAGCTACTGGATGAT CCCAGCAAACAGAAGAggaagttttcttcattttttaagagtCTGGTCATAGAGCTAGACAAGGAGCTTTATGGACCTGATAACCATCTGGTGGAG tggCACCGTTTGCCTACAACCCAAGAGACAGATGGCTTCCAAGTGAAACGCCCTGGGGACCTTAATGTTAAGTGTACTCTCCTGCTTATGTTGGATCATCAG CCACCCCAGTACAAGCTGGACCCTCGGTTGGCTCGGCTGCTTGGTGTGCACACCCAGACCCGGGCTGCCATCATGCAGGCACTGTGGCTGTACATTAAGCACAACCAGTTGCAAGATGGGCACGAGCATGAATATATCAACTGTAACCGCTACTTTCGCCAG ATCTTTAGCTGTGGGCGTCTTCGTTTCTCTGAGATACCCATGAAACTGGCTGGGCTACTACAACATCCAGACCCCATTGTCATCAATCATGTTATCAG TGTGGACCCCAATGACCAGAAGAAGACGGCTTGTTATGATATTGATGTTGAGGTAGATGATCCACTCAAGGCACAGATGAGCAACTTTCTAGCTTCCACCACCAACCAACAGGAGATTGCATCCCTGGATGTTAAG ATCCATGAAACTATTGAGTCCATCAACCAGCTGAAGACTCAGAGGGATTTCATGCTCAGTTTCAGCACTGACCCACAGGACTTCATTCAGGAATGGCTGCGTTCTCAGCGCCGAGATCTCAAG ATCATCACAGATGTGATAGGTAACCCAGAGGAAGAAAGGCGAGCTGCCTTCTACCATCAGCCCTGGGCTCAGGAAGCTGTAGGGAGGCACATTTTTGCCAAG GTGCAGCAGCGCAGGCAGGAACTGGAACAGGTGCTAGGAATCCGCCTGACCTAG